Genomic window (Marinobacter fonticola):
GGTGTGGACTACGGTCAAGCCAATCTGAACGACGCCCAGGAAAGAGCGGGCTTCAGCGACCAAGATGGCTACTTGTTCACCACCGAACACCACCAGACCGAGTTCCTCGGCGGCTTCAATAAACTGACCTTCCAGTACGCCACGGATTCGATGATTGCCAGCCGTCAAGGCCGGCCTAACAGCAATATGCTCAATGAAGGCGACATGATCCGTGTCATCGATCACGGCCTGATTCCGCTAAGCAGCAATCTCGATATGTTTTATGTCGGCATTTACGAAGACACCAGCTTCGACAACGATACCGGCAACAAGTGGCTCTCCGCGGGCATCCGCCCGACCTACTACTGGAGCGAGTTAATGAGCACGGCCGTGGAGCTGGGCTTTGACCGGGTGTCTCCAGAAGCCTCCGGCGAAGACGACCGCGATCTACAGAAGATCACCATTGCCCAGCAGTGGCAGCCCGGCGCCAAGTTTTTCGCGCGTCCGCAACTGCGACTGTTCGTCACCTATGCGAACTGGGACGAAGACGTATACGACGCAGAAGCAGCAGGTGGCACCAATGAGCTCGACGACAACGAAGGCGATGGCCTGACCTTCGGCGCCCAGGCCGAAGTCTGGTGGTAACGGAAAAGTCAGTGATGGCGACTGTTAGCCGCGGGACCATCATTGGCTAGAAGAGCAGTACGGCGCAGGCTGAAACGATCGGAGCCAGCCTGCGCCGATTTTATCCACTCAGACACTCCCCTCCCCATTCAACTTTCTTGTCGAATGGTAATTTTATTGCGGTTTTCTCTGCCGTGCGCTGACCTATCATTAAAAGGAAGCGTGTTCGTTCCAGGGAGGTAAATATGACCCACGACAACCTCAAGGAGTACCGCAAGAAGCGCGACGTCAAGCAGTCCGGCGAGCCCAAGGGCAACTCTTCCGGAAAAGCCGGCAAAACCACATTCGTCATCCAGAAGCACGACGCCAGCCAGCTGCACTACGATTTCCGTCTGGAAATGGACGGTGCCCTCAAGTCCTGGGCCATTCCCAAGGGTCCATCAACCGATCCGTCCGAGAAGCGCCTCGCGGTTGAAGTGGAAGATCACCCGCTAGACTATGCCAATTTCGAAGGCGTGATTCCCAAGGAGGAATACGGCGGTGGCACCGTCATGGTCTGGGATCGC
Coding sequences:
- a CDS encoding DNA polymerase ligase N-terminal domain-containing protein, translating into MTHDNLKEYRKKRDVKQSGEPKGNSSGKAGKTTFVIQKHDASQLHYDFRLEMDGALKSWAIPKGPSTDPSEKRLAVEVEDHPLDYANFEGVIPKEEYGGGTVMVWDRGTYRNLREEGNKSTSMQQAYEKGLIEVWLDGEKLHGGYALKRFREGKKPQWLLIKMDDEGADARRDPTSTENESVKTGRDMKTIAEEESS